GGAGTAACTTCTGTTGATGAGTCTATGTTAACTGGCGAAAGTCTACCAGTTGAAAAAAATGTTGGAAATTCAATCATTGGTGCTAGTATCAATAAGAATGGAACCATTCAGTATAAGGCAACTAAAGTCGGAACAGATACAGCACTCTCTCAAATAATTAAATTAGTTGAAGATGCCCAAGGATCAAAAGCTCCAATCGCTAAACTTGCGGATATTATCTCTGGTTATTTTGTACCAGTAGTCATTGCTTTAGCAGTAATATCTGGAGGAGCTTGGTATATTGCGGGTCAATCTGGTGTATTCGCTTTAACAATATTTATTTCAGTTTTAGTCATTGCTTGTCCGTGTGCACTGGGATTAGCAACACCTACAGCTATTATGGTAGGCACTGGTAAAGGTGCTGAAAATGGTGTTTTGATAAAGAGTGGGGTAGCGCTTGAAACAACACATCAAATTAAAACGATAGTGTTTGATAAAACTGGAACAATTACTGAAGGGAAACCCAAAGTTACGGACGTTATCGTTGTAGATCCTATATCAAAAGATGAATTACTCAGTTTTGCGGCTTCTGCTGAGAAAGGTTCGGAACACCCTTTAGGCGAATCCATTGTAAAAGAAGCGGAGTTTGCTAAAGTTACATTAAAAAAGGTTTCAAAATTTAAGGCAATTCCTGGTCATGGAATTGAGGTTCAAATTGAAAATAAGACTCTTCTATTAGGAAATAAAAAGTTGATGGACAAAAATAATATTAACCAAGAATACCTATCCGATACTTCTGACAAACTAGCAACTGAGGGAAAACGCCCATGTATATCGCTATTGAGGGTCAATTAGCAGGAATAATAGCTGTTGCAGATACTGTGAAATCAAGCAGTTTAAATGCAATTAATAAACTTCATAAAATGGGAATTGAAGTAGCTATGATAACGGGTGATAATAAACAAACTGCTTTAGCGATTGCAAAGCAAGTAGGTATTGAGAGAGTTTTAAGTGAAGTATTACCTGAAGATAAGGCTTCTGAAGTCAAAAATCTACAAAAAAATGGAAAAAAAGTAGCTATGGTAGGAGATGGGATTAACGATGCTCCTGCATTAGCTCAGGCAGATATTGGGATTGCAATAGGATCAGGCACTGACGTTGCGATAGAATCTGCAGACATTGTTCTGATGCGAAGTGACCTCATGGACGTCCCAACCGCCATAGAATTAAGCAAAAAAACAATTCGAAATATTAAAGAAAACTTATTTTGGGCATTTGCATATAACACGCTAGGAATTCCTGTAGCAATGGGATTATTATTCTTGTTTGGCGGGCCTTTATTGAGTCCTATTATTGCGGGTGCTGCTATGAGCTTTAGTTCTGTTTCAGTTTTATTAAATGCATTACGACTAAAAAAATTTAAACCATCAAAATAACTAGGAAAGAGGTTTTTAATTATGAAGGAAAAACTAATTATTGACGGTATGAAGTGTGAAGGATGTGCTAAAAATGTTTTCAGAAGACTTCATTCTATAAGTGGGGTAGAAAGTGTTTCTTTAAGTTTGGAAGATAATTCTGCAACAATTGATAGTTCTCAACAAATTAGTCAAAAAGAGTTAGATTCAGTTTTTATTGATTCTCACTATAAAGTTTCACAAGTAATTAAAATGTAATGAAATAGCCTACTGAATCCTTTTTTTGATAGGATTTAGTAGGCTAATTTAATTAAAAGATAGTTAATTAAAAGTAGATTATAATTATGGGGGATAGAAGAGCTGTTAATTTAATTGTTTTTG
This Carnobacterium maltaromaticum DSM 20342 DNA region includes the following protein-coding sequences:
- a CDS encoding heavy-metal-associated domain-containing protein; the encoded protein is MKEKLIIDGMKCEGCAKNVFRRLHSISGVESVSLSLEDNSATIDSSQQISQKELDSVFIDSHYKVSQVIKM